Sequence from the Gammaproteobacteria bacterium genome:
CTCAACTCGCACCCGACCGGAGATCAGTCGCCGATCGAGTTGAACTGGGGTGCGGTTAACGCTGCTGATCGCGGGCCCATTGTGACGAACCTTACCGGCGATGGTCGCCATAATGCCATCGGTACGCATTCCGGGTCGTACAGCATTTACCGCGCGCTGGCTGTAGCTGCGGGAGCACTCGACCCTTCGCATCGGCCGGACCTTACGAATACCGCGCCTGTCGCCCGTATTGGACCGCACCCGCAGTGGTCTGATGCCAGTCGCATTGTCTCGATGGACCCATACGGACATCTTGTAGCCCAGTGCTTTGAGGAACAGATAGACGACGGGTTAGACGTTCGTCCCAGCGTCGCTGTAACGCGTGCCAGGTTATCGTTGCCGGAAGTGATCCACGGCAGGCAAGCGGGCCTCCAAGTGGATGGGCGGGTACTGCTTGAAAACGGTGAGATCAACGTCACTAAGATTGCCGTTGAGCCAGTCTGGTATCTGCCCGGCTTGGCAGAACGATTTAGGCTCAACGAGCGGGAGCTGCGGCGCATCCTGTTTGAGCAAACAGGCGGTATGTTTTCTGATCTTGTTACCCGCAGCGACCTCAAAGTCTTCCTGCCACCAATCGGTGGCGCGACGCTGTATATTTTTGGCAATCCGGATTACCTGACCGACAATAGCCGCAGGTTGACTTGTCGAGTACATGACGAGTGTAACGGATCGGATGTTTTTGGCTCGGATATCTGCACCTGTCGACCGTACCTTGTTCACGGGATAGAGGAATGCGTGCGTGAGGCACAAAATGATGGCGTGGGCCTGGTTGTCTATAACCGCAAGGAAGGGCGTGCTCTGGGTGAGGTCACCAAGTTTCTGGTCTACAACGCACGCAAACGGCAGCATGGCGGTGATCGCGCCGATGCGTATTTTGAGCGCACGGAATGTGTCGCCGGTGTCCAGGACGTGCGATTTCAGGAACTGATGCCCGA
This genomic interval carries:
- a CDS encoding GTP cyclohydrolase II; its protein translation is MREDKVARPNRLRHIVLNSHPTGDQSPIELNWGAVNAADRGPIVTNLTGDGRHNAIGTHSGSYSIYRALAVAAGALDPSHRPDLTNTAPVARIGPHPQWSDASRIVSMDPYGHLVAQCFEEQIDDGLDVRPSVAVTRARLSLPEVIHGRQAGLQVDGRVLLENGEINVTKIAVEPVWYLPGLAERFRLNERELRRILFEQTGGMFSDLVTRSDLKVFLPPIGGATLYIFGNPDYLTDNSRRLTCRVHDECNGSDVFGSDICTCRPYLVHGIEECVREAQNDGVGLVVYNRKEGRALGEVTKFLVYNARKRQHGGDRADAYFERTECVAGVQDVRFQELMPDVLNWLGISRIDRFVSMSNTKYDALTTQGIDVGERVSLPDNLIPEDAQVEMEAKKAAGYYTPGEVPDIDDLAKTRGRHIENY